Genomic segment of Sinorhizobium meliloti:
TCGATATGTTCGACGCCGTTGCGGTCCGCGAGAAACAGGTGGTTGCCGCCTTCGCGCCCGGCGAGATCGACCGTCTTGCGGACCTCGATCGTTCCGGATGTGCCGACGATGAAGAGCCGGCCGTCACCCCAGGTCGGCATTCCCTCCGGGGTCAGCCAGTTCACATGGATCATGCCGGTGCTCCGCCCGGTCGAGAGGTGGATGCTGCCCGTATCCTGCAGTTCGGGAGCGTCGGGAACGCTCCGGTTGCCGACGCTCGCCGAAAGCACGGTCGCGTCGTTGGCGCCGGTGAAGAACAGGAACTGCTCGCACTGGTGCGATGCGATGTCGGTCAGGATGCCGCCATAGTCCGTGCGGCGGAAGAACCAGTCGGGCCGCGTCCCGCGGCGCAGCCTGTGCGGGCCGAGGCCGACTATGTGCACCACCTCGCCGATCGCGCCGGCGGCGACGAGCTCGCCGGCCTTGACCGTGGCCGGGCTCTCGAAATGCTCCGAATAGAGGATCGAGAAGATGCGGCCCGTCTCGGCCTGGACCCGGCGCAGCTTGGCGAGCTGGTCGAAGCTCGTCATGCCCGGCTTGTCGACAAGCACGTCCTTGCCGTGCTGCATGGCGCGGATCGCCAGTTCCGCGCGCTCGCTCGAAACGGCGGCCGATACGATGATGCCGATGCTCTCGTCCTCGAGGATTTCCTCTGCCGTCGCGATGCGCGGGGCGTCTGCGTAGACGGCGGAAAATTCCGCGGCCAGCGCATCGTCCTTCTCGAGGAAACCGGCGAGGCGGGCGCCGGCCCGAAGCAGGCATTCGACCTGGCCGTAGATGTGGTTGTGGTTGAGCCCGACGGCAGCGAAACGCAATTCGTCCATGATGATTTTCTAGCTCCGTCGCTCAGCGCTTCATGCCGGTGGTGGCGATGCCCTCGATCAGAAGGCGCTGGAAGAAGAGGAAGAAGAAGAACACCGGCACGAGCGAGAGCGTCGACATGGCGAAGAGCCCGCCCCAGTCGGAGGTGCTGCTCGAGTCGACGAAGGTCCTCAAGCCGAGCTGGATCGTGTAGCTGTTCATGTCGTTGAGGTAGATCAGCGGCCCGAAGAAATCGTCCCAGGTCCAGATGAAGGAGAAGATGGCGGCCGTCGCCAGAACGGGAAGCGATAGCGGCAGCATGATCTTCCAGTAGATGCGCCAGGCGCCGCAGCCGTCCATCATCGCCGCTTCGTCCAGTTCGCGCGGGATTCCGCGGAAGAACTGCACCATGAGGAAGATGAAGAAGGCATCGCTGGCGAGAAACTTCGGGACCACCAGCGGCAGGAATGTGTTCACCCAGCCGAGATCGAGGAAGAGGACATATTGGGGAATGAGCGTCACGTGATAGGGGATCATCATCGTGCCGAGCATGATCGCGAACCAGAAATTCCGCCCCGCGAAGCGCAGCCTTGCGAAGGCATAGGCCGCGAGCGAGCAGGCCACGACATTGCCGACGACGGTGAGGACCGCGATGACCAGCGAGTTCCAGAAGAACCGCCCGAAGCTGACGTCGAGCCCGAACCAGCCGCGCAGATAGGAGGAGAAATCCACCGAGGAGGGCCAAAGCGACGTGGAGGCGAAGATCTCGTCCTCCGGCCTGACCGATGCCGAGATCATCCACAGGAGCGGATAGATCATGGCGATCGAGGCGGCGATCAGGGCGGCGTGAACGAGGACCGATCCGACAGGGCCGCGGCGGCCCGTCGGGACCGTCGGCGGGGCGGTTACCGAGCTCATGGTCGCGTCAGTCATCGTAGTGCACCCAGTAGCGAGAGGTGAGGAACGAGAAGGCCGTGAACAGCCCGATGATCAGCACGAGAATCCAGGCAAGCGCCGAGGCGTAGCCCATGCGGAAATTACCGAAGGCCTCCTGGTAAAGGTAAAGAGTGTAGAACAGCGTCGAGTTGATCGGACCGCCGGTGCCGCCGGAAATGATGAAGGCGGGTGTGAAGGCCTTGAAGGCGTCGATCGTCTGCACGACCGCGTTGAAGAAGATCACCGGCGTCAAGAGCGGCAGCGTGATCTTGTAGAACTGACGGAACTTGGATGCCCCGTCGAGGCTCGCCGCCTCGTACATGTCCGTCGGGATCTGCCGAAGGCCCGCAAGGAAGATGATCATCGGCGATCCGAACTGCCAGACGCTCAAGACCACGAGCGTCCAGATCGAATAGTCCGGATGCGAGATCCAGCTCGGCCCCTCGATGCCGAACTGGGCCAGCAGGCTGTTGATCAGGCCGTCGCCGGCGAAGAGCTGTCGCCAGAGCACGGCGATCGCGACGCTGCCGCCAAGCAGCGACGGCAGGTAGAAGATTGCCCGATAGACGGTGAGCCCCCGGACGCCGCGGTCGAGAAGGATCGCGACGAGCAGCGCGAAGGCGAGCTTGAAGGGCACCGAAAGCACGACATAGAGAAAGGTCACCTTGATCGCCGCGGCGAATTTCGGATCGGCCGTCGCGATGCGCACGTAATTTGCGGTGCCGATCCATTCCGGCGCGCGGATCAGGTCGAAATTCGTGAAGGAAAGATAGAGCGAGGCGATGGCGGGCCCGAGCGTCAGGCCGAAGAAGCCGATGAGCCATGGCAACAGAAACATGTAGCCGGCTCCATGGCTTGCCCATGTCCTGGCCAGGCGGCCCTGTGCGGCCGGGCGCGATGACGCGCCCGTCCCGACTGCGACAGCGGTGTCCTGCACGGCCGCCATCCTCCTTAACCTCGTGCGAGGATTTGGCTGACCTCGTTCACCAGCGTCTCGCCTCCTTGCTTGGCGTCGAGCTGACCGAAGCCGACCTGTTCGGCGACGTTGCGCAGAGCGAATTCCGCCTCGCCGGCACCGCTGGGCGGCGGCGGCGGCAGATCGCCGGCAAGCGCTCCGAGGCCCGAGACATAGTCGAGCATGGCGCGGCCGAGCTCGTCGAGCGTCGACGCCAGTTTCTCGCGTACGGCTGCCGATTCCGGTACGCCGCGCTCGACGCCCAGGATTTCGGCGGCTTCCGGGTCCTTGACGAAGAAGTTGACGTATTTTGCGGCGAGTTCCGGGTCCTTGGTCTGGGCCGAGACCGAGAAGAACATCGACGGCTTGCGGTAATGGCCGCCCTTCGCATCCTTGTCGATCAGCGGATGGCTTCTCAGCGCCAGTTTGTCCTTGTTTATGCCCTGATAGGCGACGAACTGGTTGGAGTGCGCGAAGGAAGCGGCCGCCTTGCCGAGCGATAGCGGGCTCGTCTCCACATTGTACTGGTCGAGCGCCTGGATGTCCGGCGGGACGCAGGCCTTGTCCTCGCGCATCTTCTGCCACATGGCGAACCATTCGGCCGCATCGTTCGCATCATAGGCGATCTTGCCGTCCGCGGTGAACAGTGCCTTGCCGCGCTGGCGCAGCCAGTTTTCGAACAGCGGCTCGACCGCGCTGCCGTCGGAGAGGCCATAGAAACCTTTGCGCTTGCCGGCCTTGGTGATCTCGGCGCCCGTCCGCGCCATCTCTTCCCAGGTCGTGGACGGCGTCGGAAGTTCGATGCCGGCTTCCTCGAAAGCGGCGACATTGACCATCATCGCCGCCGAATTGGCGCCGAGGCTGATGCCGTAGAGCTTGCCTTCGACGCTGCCGCCCTTGATCTGCACCTGGTCGAAATCCTCGACCTTGAGCACGGAACCGAGATAATCGTCGAGGGGCGCGAGCGCGCCGCGCCGGGCATATTCGACGATGTAGCGATAGTCCATCTGGATGATATCGGGTGCATTGCGCCCGGCGACCTGGGTCGCAAGCCGCGGCCAGTAGTCGCTCCAGCCGAGGAATTCGCCGTTGATGGCGACGCCCGCGTTCTGTTCCTGGAAGAGCTGATTGACCTTGTTCGTGCGGTCGGCACGGGCCTGTGAACCCCACCAGAGCACCCGCAGCCGCGCCTCCTGCGCAAAGGCAGGCCCCAGCGCGGACATCGAAAGAAGTGCCGCCCCTCCCGCGAGTACGTTTCGCCTGCTGATCTTATGCGTCATCTGTTCCTCCTCCCTTCGGAACGCCTCCACAACGTTCCGGCCTCTTGCAACAAATAACTATTTGGTTACAAGTTATGGAGAAGCAGTGATCCTGTCAAGCAGTTGTGTGCCGAACTGTCATTGGCTTGTAAATTATTTTGACAAAGTTGCACTGAAGGCCGTTAAAGGCAAGAGGTTGCGGAGGTTGCGCGTGATGGACAAGATAAGAGGCGAGGCGAAAGGGAGGAGCGGGTCCGGGGGGCGGGCGGAGCGGGCGCTTCAGCGCGACCCCGAGCGCACGCGTGCCTCGATCCTCGCCGCCGCGACCCGGGAGTTCGCCGAAAACGGCATAGGCGGCGCCCGCGTCGATTCCATCGCCGAGAGGGCCGGCATCAACAAGCGCATGCTCTACCACTACTTCGGCGACAAGGAACAGCTTTATCTCGCGGTCCTGGAAGAGGCCTATGTGGGGATAAGAACGGCGGAAAAATCCCTTAATCTCAGCGACTTGGAACCCGAGCAGGGAATTGCCGAGCTTGCCATGTTCACCTGGGACTACTTCCTGGAACATCCGGAATTCCTGAGTCTCCTCGGCACCGAGAACCTGCACCGTGCCCGCTGGCTGCGTCAGTCGACGCGTCTAAAGGAGCTGCATTCGAGCTTCATAGACAAGCTCTCCGACCTTCTCCGGCGGGGCAAGGCCGAGGGGCTCTTTCGGCCCGATGTCGATCCGCTCAACCTCTATCTGACGATCGCCGCCCTCGGTTATTTCTACCTTTCCAACCAGTACACGCTCTCGACGATCTTCGGCCGCGACCTCATGGACAAGAGCAATCTCGACGTCTGGAAGCGCCATATCGTCCATGTCACGCTGGCGTCGATCCGGCGCTGATCCAGGCACATGTCGTTTTTTTTGTTGACAAGTGCGATTCTCCTCTGTCACAAAGTAACCGATTAGTTACTGGCTTGGGAGGGCTGGTTCTTCCCCTCACCGGCCTCTCAGGGAGGAACGGCATGCCGCGTTTGGGTATAATATTGCACGGTGTCACCGGCCGCATGGGCTACAACCAGCATCTGGTGCGCTCGATCCTGGCCATCCGTGATCAGGGCGGGATCACGCTCCAGTCAGGCGAAAGGCTGGAGATCGATCCGATCATTGTCGGTCGCAATCGCGACAAGATGGAGCAATTGGCCAAGCGCCATGCCATCGCCCGCTGGTCGACCGATCTCGACGCGGCGCTTGCCGATCCGAACGACCAGATCTTCTTCGATGCCGGCACGACGCTGATGCGTGCCGAGCTCATCGGCCGCGCGCTCGACGCCGGC
This window contains:
- a CDS encoding TetR/AcrR family transcriptional regulator is translated as MDKIRGEAKGRSGSGGRAERALQRDPERTRASILAAATREFAENGIGGARVDSIAERAGINKRMLYHYFGDKEQLYLAVLEEAYVGIRTAEKSLNLSDLEPEQGIAELAMFTWDYFLEHPEFLSLLGTENLHRARWLRQSTRLKELHSSFIDKLSDLLRRGKAEGLFRPDVDPLNLYLTIAALGYFYLSNQYTLSTIFGRDLMDKSNLDVWKRHIVHVTLASIRR
- a CDS encoding ABC transporter substrate-binding protein, whose product is MTHKISRRNVLAGGAALLSMSALGPAFAQEARLRVLWWGSQARADRTNKVNQLFQEQNAGVAINGEFLGWSDYWPRLATQVAGRNAPDIIQMDYRYIVEYARRGALAPLDDYLGSVLKVEDFDQVQIKGGSVEGKLYGISLGANSAAMMVNVAAFEEAGIELPTPSTTWEEMARTGAEITKAGKRKGFYGLSDGSAVEPLFENWLRQRGKALFTADGKIAYDANDAAEWFAMWQKMREDKACVPPDIQALDQYNVETSPLSLGKAAASFAHSNQFVAYQGINKDKLALRSHPLIDKDAKGGHYRKPSMFFSVSAQTKDPELAAKYVNFFVKDPEAAEILGVERGVPESAAVREKLASTLDELGRAMLDYVSGLGALAGDLPPPPPSGAGEAEFALRNVAEQVGFGQLDAKQGGETLVNEVSQILARG
- a CDS encoding carbohydrate ABC transporter permease; this translates as MTDATMSSVTAPPTVPTGRRGPVGSVLVHAALIAASIAMIYPLLWMISASVRPEDEIFASTSLWPSSVDFSSYLRGWFGLDVSFGRFFWNSLVIAVLTVVGNVVACSLAAYAFARLRFAGRNFWFAIMLGTMMIPYHVTLIPQYVLFLDLGWVNTFLPLVVPKFLASDAFFIFLMVQFFRGIPRELDEAAMMDGCGAWRIYWKIMLPLSLPVLATAAIFSFIWTWDDFFGPLIYLNDMNSYTIQLGLRTFVDSSSTSDWGGLFAMSTLSLVPVFFFFLFFQRLLIEGIATTGMKR
- a CDS encoding carbohydrate ABC transporter permease, which encodes MAAVQDTAVAVGTGASSRPAAQGRLARTWASHGAGYMFLLPWLIGFFGLTLGPAIASLYLSFTNFDLIRAPEWIGTANYVRIATADPKFAAAIKVTFLYVVLSVPFKLAFALLVAILLDRGVRGLTVYRAIFYLPSLLGGSVAIAVLWRQLFAGDGLINSLLAQFGIEGPSWISHPDYSIWTLVVLSVWQFGSPMIIFLAGLRQIPTDMYEAASLDGASKFRQFYKITLPLLTPVIFFNAVVQTIDAFKAFTPAFIISGGTGGPINSTLFYTLYLYQEAFGNFRMGYASALAWILVLIIGLFTAFSFLTSRYWVHYDD
- a CDS encoding Gfo/Idh/MocA family oxidoreductase, which codes for MDELRFAAVGLNHNHIYGQVECLLRAGARLAGFLEKDDALAAEFSAVYADAPRIATAEEILEDESIGIIVSAAVSSERAELAIRAMQHGKDVLVDKPGMTSFDQLAKLRRVQAETGRIFSILYSEHFESPATVKAGELVAAGAIGEVVHIVGLGPHRLRRGTRPDWFFRRTDYGGILTDIASHQCEQFLFFTGANDATVLSASVGNRSVPDAPELQDTGSIHLSTGRSTGMIHVNWLTPEGMPTWGDGRLFIVGTSGTIEVRKTVDLAGREGGNHLFLADRNGVEHIDCSRVELPFGRQFLADIRDRTETAMPQERCFKAMELALQAQAIAEQNGDRN